In Helicobacter pylori, a single genomic region encodes these proteins:
- a CDS encoding sigma-54-dependent Fis family transcriptional regulator produces the protein MKIAIVEDDINMRKSLELFFELQDDLEIVSFKNPKDALAKLDESFDLVITDINMPHMDGLEFLRLLEGKYESIVITGNATLNKAIDSIRLGVKDFFQKPFKPELLLESIYRTKKVLEFQKKHPLEKPLKKPHKHSFLATSKALEESKRQALKVASTDANVMLLGESGVGKEVFAHFIHQHSQRSKHPFIAINMSAIPEHLLESELFGYQKGAFTDATAPKMGLFESANKGTIFLDEIAEMPFQLQSKLLRVVQEKEITRLGDNKSVKIDVRFISATNANMKEKIASKEFREDLFFRLQIVPITIAPLRERVEEILPIAEIKLKEVCDAYHLGPKSFSKNAAKRLLEYSWHGNVRELLGVVERAAILSEETEIQEKDLFLER, from the coding sequence ATGAAAATCGCCATTGTAGAAGATGATATTAACATGCGTAAAAGTCTGGAGCTTTTTTTTGAGCTTCAAGACGATTTAGAGATTGTGAGTTTTAAAAACCCTAAAGACGCTTTAGCCAAGTTAGATGAAAGCTTTGATTTAGTCATCACGGATATTAACATGCCACATATGGACGGCTTGGAATTTTTACGCCTTTTAGAAGGCAAATACGAATCCATTGTGATTACCGGCAATGCGACCTTGAATAAAGCCATTGATTCCATTCGTTTAGGCGTGAAAGACTTTTTCCAAAAACCTTTTAAACCAGAATTGCTTTTAGAATCTATCTATCGCACTAAAAAAGTTTTAGAATTTCAAAAAAAACACCCTTTAGAAAAACCTTTAAAAAAACCACACAAACACAGCTTTTTAGCCACTTCAAAAGCGTTAGAAGAGAGCAAACGGCAGGCCTTAAAAGTCGCAAGCACGGACGCTAATGTCATGCTATTAGGCGAAAGCGGGGTGGGTAAGGAAGTTTTTGCTCATTTTATCCACCAGCATTCGCAACGCTCTAAACACCCTTTTATAGCGATCAACATGTCCGCAATCCCAGAGCATTTATTAGAAAGCGAGCTTTTTGGGTATCAAAAAGGGGCGTTCACGGACGCCACAGCACCTAAAATGGGGCTTTTTGAGAGCGCCAATAAAGGCACGATCTTTTTAGATGAAATCGCTGAAATGCCCTTTCAATTGCAAAGCAAACTTTTAAGAGTGGTTCAAGAAAAAGAAATCACGCGCCTTGGGGATAATAAGAGCGTTAAAATTGATGTTCGTTTCATTTCCGCTACCAACGCTAACATGAAAGAAAAAATCGCTTCAAAAGAATTTAGAGAAGATTTATTTTTCCGCTTGCAAATCGTGCCTATAACTATCGCGCCTTTAAGAGAGAGGGTAGAAGAGATCTTGCCCATTGCTGAAATCAAGCTTAAAGAAGTGTGCGATGCGTATCATTTGGGGCCAAAATCCTTTTCAAAAAACGCTGCGAAACGCCTTTTAGAATACTCTTGGCATGGGAATGTGCGAGAGCTTTTAGGCGTCGTGGAAAGAGCGGCGATTTTAAGCGAAGAAACAGAAATCCAAGAAAAAGATTTGTTTTTGGAAAGGTAG